A window of Ruminococcus champanellensis 18P13 = JCM 17042 contains these coding sequences:
- a CDS encoding ABC-2 transporter permease, translated as MAKLRALLFREWRLNRKAQLLQLLLTLLYAGMMWAACLSNMYGDSLEDPAERAMTLRWMIQLSALMLALLSGCLGLSMDFTLKSDLESGWLRYSYALPITTRDRVLARMLRSAVATGIGTVFSLLNIVGLCALADRPFEAGYVVMQVAVVALVLLMTVLNDCFILGTRSPEQLKKRTNQSGLALTGVGLLAALWFYKFGGERFLSRWQDPDGVIDLMQLFSLRRLLWLLPLTLVLIACHYGVMYWRLRCAEETSLGSSRTKASKPEDRSIQTQGHFTGFFYKELRQNRQGILLVVLLPAALQVLITLMLLFVELTSPESLSNGVIAILTNSLVRCIGAAIAAFCVSGMLTGVFLGDDKKLWGYFVVSTPAGIRGAMYSKYLLLALMNVLYLAAWYVTDCCLATLRYFAVGEEAPSLLGLYVAVFFLLLLLSALDIPFIVRYGAKRGSIIKLIYMLSLAILFTVIFAMVLPETIRDRLIQKAIDLYHGQVSTGMMLAVGLYPWGALTAYCLSYKLSCKLFLKGVNRYD; from the coding sequence ATGGCAAAATTACGAGCCCTGCTGTTCCGGGAATGGCGGCTGAACCGGAAAGCCCAGCTACTGCAACTGCTGCTGACCCTGCTGTATGCAGGCATGATGTGGGCGGCATGCCTTTCCAACATGTACGGGGACAGCCTGGAGGATCCGGCGGAACGGGCAATGACCCTCCGGTGGATGATTCAGCTTTCCGCTCTGATGCTTGCGCTGCTGAGCGGCTGCCTGGGGCTGTCCATGGATTTCACCTTGAAATCGGATCTGGAATCCGGCTGGCTCCGGTATTCCTACGCCCTGCCCATTACCACCCGGGACCGGGTGCTTGCCCGGATGCTCCGGAGCGCCGTTGCAACGGGGATCGGGACGGTTTTCTCCCTGCTGAACATTGTCGGGCTTTGTGCCCTGGCAGATCGGCCCTTTGAAGCCGGTTATGTGGTGATGCAGGTGGCGGTGGTGGCACTGGTACTGCTGATGACCGTATTGAACGACTGCTTCATCTTAGGGACAAGAAGCCCGGAGCAGCTGAAAAAGCGCACCAACCAAAGCGGCCTTGCCCTGACGGGAGTGGGACTGCTGGCGGCGCTGTGGTTCTACAAATTCGGTGGGGAGCGGTTTCTGTCCCGGTGGCAGGATCCGGATGGCGTCATAGATCTGATGCAGTTGTTTTCCCTCCGGCGGCTGCTGTGGCTGCTGCCTCTGACCCTGGTGCTGATCGCCTGTCACTATGGGGTCATGTACTGGCGGCTCCGGTGTGCGGAGGAAACGTCCCTTGGCTCCAGCCGGACAAAGGCATCCAAACCGGAGGATCGGAGCATCCAGACTCAAGGGCATTTCACCGGCTTTTTCTACAAGGAGCTGCGGCAGAACCGGCAGGGCATTCTGTTGGTGGTACTGCTGCCGGCGGCGCTCCAGGTGCTGATTACGCTGATGCTGCTCTTTGTGGAACTGACCAGTCCCGAATCCCTGTCAAACGGGGTGATTGCGATCCTGACCAATTCTCTGGTACGCTGCATCGGAGCAGCCATTGCCGCCTTCTGCGTCAGCGGAATGCTCACCGGGGTATTCCTGGGGGACGACAAGAAGCTGTGGGGCTATTTTGTGGTATCCACCCCTGCCGGGATCCGGGGCGCCATGTACAGCAAGTACCTGCTGCTGGCGTTGATGAATGTGCTGTATCTGGCAGCCTGGTATGTGACGGACTGCTGCCTTGCCACCCTGCGGTATTTTGCAGTGGGGGAGGAAGCCCCCAGCCTGCTGGGTCTGTATGTGGCAGTGTTTTTCCTGCTGCTGTTGCTCAGTGCCCTGGACATTCCTTTTATTGTGCGGTACGGGGCAAAAAGGGGCAGTATCATCAAGCTGATCTACATGCTGTCCCTGGCGATCCTGTTCACCGTGATATTCGCCATGGTTTTACCAGAGACGATACGGGATCGGCTGATCCAGAAAGCCATCGATCTGTATCACGGGCAGGTTTCCACTGGTATGATGCTGGCTGTGGGGCTGTACCCCTGGGGTGCACTGACCGCCTACTGCCTGTCCTACAAGCTGTCCTGTAAGCTGTTTTTGAAGGGGGTGAACCGGTATGACTGA